One window from the genome of Epinephelus moara isolate mb chromosome 5, YSFRI_EMoa_1.0, whole genome shotgun sequence encodes:
- the dla gene encoding delta-like protein A — translation MYLFNMGRVILLTLAVMSMLLCQGFCSGVFELKLQEFLNKKGVQGNKNCCKGGLTSSFQQQCECKTFFRICLKHYQPNASPEPPCTYGGAVTPVLGSNSFQVPDVIPESSFTNPIRINFGFTWPGTFSLIIEALHTDSKDDLSTENPDRVISTMTTQRHLTVGEEWSQDLHTVGWTELKYSYRFVCDEHYYGDGCSVFCRPRDDAFGHFTCGERGEIVCDAGWKGQYCTEPICLPGCDEEHGFCEKPGECKCRVGFKGRYCDECIRYPGCLHGTCQQPWQCNCQEGWGGLFCNQDLNYCTHHKPCMNGATCSNTGQGSYTCSCKPGFTGASCEIQVNECAGNPCRNGGSCTDLENTYTCTCPHGFYGNNCELSAMTCADGPCSNGGRCADNPDGGYFCQCPTGYAGFNCEKKIDHCTSSPCSNGAHCVDLVNSYLCQCPDGFTGMNCDHTGDECSMYPCQNGGTCQEGPDGYTCTCPPGYTGRNCSSPISRCEHNPCHNGATCHERNSRYVCACVPGYGGRNCQFLLPEHAAIRGSEVPWMAVGSGVALVLLLLAGCAVLVGFFRSKVQRGGQVETVGEGETINNLTNNCHRSDRDLAVSVMPTPGVKNINKKMDFCSSDPDEGSSPGRSSYKSRHPPADYNLVHEVNYEQAAKEAMLEAACEEKCQSLDSFEFEEKRSKRLKCDASEKKAPEMSACADTKYKSVFVMSEEKDECIIATEV, via the exons atgtatttatttaatatggGGCGCGTCATCCTGCTGACTCTTGCCGTCATGTCCATGTTGCTGTGCCAG GGGTTTTGTTCGGGAGTTTTTGAGCTGAAGTTGCAGGAGTTCCTAAACAAGAAGGGAGTACAGGGCAACAAAAACTGCTGTAAGGGAGGTCTGACTTCGTCTTTCCAGCAGCAGTGCGAATGTAAAACCTTCTTCAGGATCTGTCTCAAGCACTACCAGCCCAACGCCTCCCCGGAGCCTCCGTGCACCTACGGCGGCGCTGTGACGCCCGTGCTCGGTTCCAACTCGTTCCAGGTCCCCGATGTCATCCCGGAGAGTTCATTCACAAACCCCATCAGGATTAACTTCGGTTTCACGTGGCCG GGGACCTTCTCGCTGATCATTGAGGCATTACACACCGACTCCAAAGACGACCTCTCCACAG AGAATCCAGACCGCGTTATCAGCACCATGACCACCCAGAGGCATCTGACGGTGGGAGAGGAGTGGTCCCAGGACCTGCACACCGTCGGCTGGACGGAGCTGAAGTACTCGTACCGCTTCGTGTGCGATGAGCACTACTACGGGGACGGCTGCTCGGTGTTCTGCCGGCCGAGAGACGACGCCTTCGGCCACTTCACCTGTGGAGAGCGCGGGGAGATTGTGTGCGACGCCGGGTGGAAGGGACAGTACTGCACTGAAC CAATCTGCCTGCCAGGCTGTGATGAAGAGCACGGCTTCTGCGAGAAACCCGGAGAGTGCAA GTGCAGAGTGGGATTCAAAGGCCGCTACTGCGATGAGTGCATTCGTTATCCAGGCTGCCTCCACGGGACCTGCCAGCAGCCCTGGCAGTGCAACTGTCAGGAGGGCTGGGGGGGACTCTTCTGCAACCAAG ATCTCAACTACTGCACTCACCACAAGCCCTGCATGAATGGAGCCACTTGTAGCAACACTGGTCAGGGCAGCTACACCTGTTCCTGCAAGCCTGGCTTCACTGGGGCCAGCTGTGAGATCCAGGTCAACGAATGCGCTGGAAACCCCTGTCGCAACGGAGGAAGCTGCACT GATTTGGAAAACACATATACCTGCACTTGCCCTCACGGTTTCTATGGCAACAACTGCGAGCTGAGTGCCATGACGTGTGCTGATGGGCCGTGCTCCAACGGTGGCCGCTGTGCTGACAACCCTGACGGAGGCTACTTCTGCCAGTGCCCCACGGGATACGCAGGGTTCAATTGCGAGAAGAAGATTGACCACTGCACCTCCAGCCCCTGCTCCAACG GCGCACACTGTGTGGATCTCGTCAACTCGTACCTGTGTCAGTGTCCAGATGGATTCACTGGCATGAACTGTGACCACACTGGGGACGAGTGTTCGATGTACCCGTGCCAAAACGGCGGGACGTGCCAGGAAGGTCCTGATGGTTACACCTGCACCTGCCCACCGGGATACACCGGCCGCAACTGCAGCTCACCCATCAGCCGTTGTGAACACAACCCTTGCCACAACGGCGCCACCTGCCACGAGAGAAACAGCCGCTACGTCTGCGCATGTGTTCCTGGCTACGGTGGCAGAAACTGCCAGTTCTTGCTCCCAGAGCATGCTGCCATCCGCGGGTCAGAGGTGCCCTGGATGGCAGTGGGGTCCGGCGTGGCcctagtgctgctgctgctggcaggATGCGCTGTACTTGTTGGATTTTTCCGATCAAAAGTCCAGCGTGGCGGTCAAGTAGAGACCGTTGGTGAGGGAGAGACAATAAATAATCTGACTAACAACTGTCACCGCAGTGACAGAGACCTGGCGGTCAGCGTGATGCCGACACCAGGCGTCAAAAATATCAACAAGAAGATGGACTTCTGCAGCAGTGATCCTGATGAAGGATCTTCACCAGGGAGGAGCAGCTACAAGAGCCGCCATCCGCCCGCAGACTACAACCTCGTACACGAGGTCAACTACGAGCAGGCGGCTAAAGAGGCCATGCTGGAGGCGGCCTGCGAAGAAAAGTGCCAATCCCTGGACTCATTTGAGTTTGAGGAGAAACGCAGCAAACGTTTAAAATG CGATGCATCAGAAAAGAAAGCCCCAGAAATGTCTGCATGTGCGGACACCAAgtacaaatctgtgtttgtgaTGTCAGAGGAAAAGGACGAATGTATAATTGCAACTGAG GTGTAA